The genomic region tgtgtgtgtgtgtgtgttggtataccAAATGATCTTTTCTGTCTAGGCGTTGAATACTAGATCGTTAGAGGGATGAATGgatagatgaaagagggagagttttagtcttagttgtatGGCGTGTTTTCTGAAactgtgttttctgtctttttattgctgtgattctcatctatatgccttaatattaatgtttgtgtgtctacaggctgaTGGGTTGtaacctcacagagaagagctgtgcagctttatcttcagctctcagctcaaactcttccagtctgagacagctggACCTGAGAGACAATAATCTGGGAGATTCAGGAGTGGATCTGCTTTCTACTGGTCTGGAGCATccaaactgtagactggagaAACTACAGTAAGatcatgttttaatgtttgtgatagtgtcatgtgttgtgtgcttgcAATTATGCAAAGTATACACCTCTTTACAGTACATATTGCAATACCAAAGAAATTAATCTGCAATGCTGCAATGTTTCATTATGGCTCTGTGCTAGAATTTCTGTGGTTTAATAGAACTAAAAGTTTCAGTTcagaaacagcaacacaacataCTACCACTACAGgtctactgtagccctaatgctgatccgtggTGTCTTCTGTATTTGGAACCATATTTTTCTGAAGTTCACATTCATAGCAGTGTTCTCCCTTGACTTACAGACAatcttgagagagaaaaaatcttAAGCAAACCTTATCCACCCCTACAATCCCCAACGCCCCACACATATTAAAAGCCAAGCAGCTATCATATCACCAAGAACAAACTGTTTGATCAGTTGGTTTGCCTGTtccaatactgtagataccactattGAGTGGTGAATTTAGTCTGTGTGGGTAAACAGTCTTAGTGATGAAGTGGATAGTGTCGCTGCTTCATAGGCAGATGACTGGTGTTCAATTGCTGGGCAATGCAGGGTGCCATtgaaagtcactttggataaaagtacCTTTTACTGTAGTTGCATTTATagatcactttgtctcattgatagcccatgacttataCATACATCAGCAATAGTGTAAAAATCTCTTCAGCGACATCTACATTTTtctgacacatgcacatttcaatacTGTATGGTAAATTTAGTCTGTTTGGGTAAACAGTTTTAGTGATGAAGTGGATAGTGTCGCTGCTTCATAAGCAGTTGACTGGGGTTCAATTGCTGGGCAATGCAGGGTGCCATTGAAAGTCACTTtttctcattgatagcccatgacttataCATACAGCAGTTATAGTGGAAAAATCTCTCcagcgacaactacatctaCATTTTTctgacatacatgcacatttcaatgcaaacacATTTTTCACTAAAGTGGGATAATCTGGTTTAAGGCAGTAAGACCATCCCATTCTCTCTTCCAGTCCACCTCTTTTTTTCGTCGGTATGCATTTCCTGCACAAACATTACATCTATGCGTTTCATCTTGATGAATTCAAAGACTGTGATTTAAAATTTGCTTTCACAGTTGTTTTACCTTTTTCCGAAGTCAATAGATTTCTGTGTCCGAAAAGGCTCCTTCTCTTATCAAACATGTAGCATCATTAACAAACTGCAATCGGTCCTGAAAGAAGTTTGAATAACGCCTCCGTTTCCATCTCTGACACTATATCTGATATTAGCCTTTCCATCTCTTCTGCCTGTTTAACAACAAACTGAGCGCTAGGACCAGGATTATCTGTGACTGGCTCAATGGAAATAAGATCAGCCACCTCACAAGCTGCTACTGTGGGCTCAACCACGAGCAGCCCACCCACACCAGCTCCCCCCGCACAGAAACCATCCGTATCCGGCCCAGGCCCGGTGACCCCACCAGCAGGAGGTGCTAGAGAGTATGTCGTGAGGGCCAGCCACAGGGGTGTCAGCCGCAGGATAATCAGCTGCAGGGGGCTCAGCAGACCTGGCTGCAGCAGACTCATTTTGATCAGCACCTAAACCTTGTTCATTGTCAGGTTCATCCCTTCTTTTTGGGGGGGAATCTTGCACCAGATGCCTGACTCTCCCACATCCAAAGCATTTCATCGTGTCTGAAGCTGCAAGTGTCAGACTACAGTGAAAATGGCCATATCCAGTATCCAGAATGTTTGGAGTGTTCATGGATTTACAACTCAGCTTTCTATGCAAACCACTCAGGAGAACTAACAGTCTGGCACATTCAGAAAAGAACTGAAACACAGAGTCTCCAGAGTGACAATAAGGACATTCCTGTGAGACATCCCCATTAAACTCAGCCACCACTGAGTCAGTGGCTACTACTGTAGATCTCCTCTTGTGTTTAGGAACTGATTAGAGAAAACTGACTTGCATCACATATGATACAGGACAGTGTCATGTGTTGTGTGCCTGCAATTATGATGCACTGGACTGTCACCATCTCCATATCTCCCTAAATGAATAGCAATGGACTCTTTAAATCAACAGAGGGAACTggataattaaaataaatgtaactaTAAAAAAGCATTGAGTGAATCTGAATACACGCTAGAGTCTCTGGTCATTTTCAGCGTTGCAAGAGTCTCAGTCTTTATCAGTCTTGATTAAAGAATGAATTTGAATTTCGAACTGTGCAAAGCAACAGCCTGCTTGAAATTTAGTATCTGCGGTATGACTCGTCATGCAGTATGAGTTTGGAAAAAGTATCAAAGCGCTACAGTCTCATGTACAGTAGTTAGCATCTTCACATTTGATGTACATTTAGATAAATTGTCTTCCATTATCATTTGCCTTTATGAAAGGGGAAGGTGGTTACTGGGGTTGCTGAAATAAACTACTAGAATATGCATATGTATTACAAATATGAATCTGGAAATAGTACAGAGCAGCTGTGAGCACACCCTACActagagagacaggtgtgtgtgtgtgtgggtgtgtctcacACCGTACAGTATAGAGacctagatgtgtgtgtgtcacaccctaTAGTAGAAATACCCATGTCGGGTGTGTCTGTCACCCTACAGTAgagggacctgtgtgtgtgtcacaccgtacagtagtgtgtgtgtgtgtgtgtcacaccgtACAGTAGAGAGACCCTTCACCCACCAAGTACCCTACAGacctgtgtcgtgtgtgtttgtgtgcgtgtgtcaccCTACAGTgccgtatgtgtgtctgtgtcagtgtgtgtgtgtctgtgtcagtgtgtgtgtgtctgtgtctgtgtctgtgtgacagtgcATGTACATTAACAGCAGACTGCCTGATtaattattgtgtgttgtgtgtgttttctgaaaatCTAAATCTGTACATCACTGATTAGGAACTAGGaaatacggtgtgtgtgtatgacggtGAATacggtgtatgtgtatgtgtatgacaataaatgtttttgtgtggtgtgtatgtggggcgTGTTGGGCTTTTTGTTGATTCTGTGTTCTTGAAATGTGTCAAATTTGTGTACAGTCTGAGCTGCTGTGGCcttacagtctgtgtgtgtgtgtgtttttacaggctGCAGTACTGTAACCTTACAGTGAAGAGCTGCTCATCTTTAGCTTTAGctctgagatcaaacccctccaGTCTGAGAGTGCTGGACCTGAAATTAAACAAACTGCAGCAGTCTGATGTGAAGCTTCTTTCTGCTCTACAGAAAGACCCTAAATATAAGCTGACTGAACTACAGTAAGTAATGAATACAGCACATACAATAACATTCCATTTGATCCACTGTACATATAAACATGTGTCACTGTGTCTATTTATCATCTCCATATATGATATATTAGGATATGTGTGATGTTGAAAATATTATAATTAGAGTATAATCTGTGTAAAATGTCGTTAGCAGACATTTCCTGGAAAACCTTTAATCAGTCATTAGTCTGACTGGACTGGAGCAGAGCTGTTCTACATGTTTACACATGTGAGTGTTGAGGAATCCTAATGGGGAAACCTCATAGTGAGGATGATGTAATCTTCAAAATCTCCTCAACAGGTATCGGTAACTGGACAGCCATCAATCATCCATCAGTCTGACTGGAGCAGAGCTGCTGCAGATGTTGCAGTTTCCAGACACTCAGTACCAGATGATCATCCAGCTGCCCCACGGATGAGCATTGTATGTCTACCTGTCCACTGCTACACTTTATAGGGTTATTTAGTTTTCTAGTGATACATAATCACCGTCTCTAAACTGATTTAACTACTTATGATGCCACGTTTCCTAGGTGCGACCTAATAGCGGGCGCAATGGACTTTTGTGTCCTATAactattgttgttattattttgaaggcctgactTTGTTCTAATTATAGTTGGTACCATTTTACCactttgtataatgtgtatttctttgacACATGATTTCACCCCTGTGCTGTGGGCCTGTGGTGATATGGTTGTATGGTGGTAtgagttcagctacctgatgAAAGGGTGGACGTAGTAGTAGTTGGGAGGCTTCTTTGGTGAGAGTTTGTTTGGTGAGCTGAGTCTATGCTCTTCTCTATCATCTAAAGAAGTGTGAGGTTGATGTCTTTGTCTATATTTAGTGACATTTGTTTTAAGctgtaatactgttcatatacagctgtttgtaaatctctttgtttattttttcatctTTCTTGTATGATGCACTTGGTGGAggacaaatacatttgcaaCCCACAGAgtttttgtctccctgctgccttttgtgcctaCCCTAAAAGACCCTTGACACAGTTACCCTTTGacatttggtggcagcggtgggatgggAGAAGTAGGGTTGGTGGATGCGTGAGGaacgcctgtgtgtgtaaagcttAAGGGTGCGCTTCCCGGTGGGGAAGGCAGTGTGACGATGGTCCGTCACTACACATGATACCAGGTCCAAGTCTGGCACACATTACgcataatgaaatgtgtgtttttattctgtttggTGATATATTCGGTTTGCAAACGTTTTATTACTGAACAGAAATTGAGGAATGGCAAGATCAGCTTGGTGGAAGTGATATGGCAGGCAAAAATGCCGGTttccatataaaaaaaaaaacatgaaaacataccAAGAAACAAACGAATATGGacacttttgatataaatgtaatagcttttttttctctgtaataTGAACTTCATAAATTGAGATTGTATTcattttttgcttgtttttttgtcatctGGGGACTACCAATTTGAAGACAGTAAACAtttagttgttttatttttaacccAAATACTGACCTTGTTTGTTGAGTTTTTTGATTACttgtggacattttttttatttaaaataataagtAGAGTGCAGAGTGCAGATGTACATAAGCAAACAGAGACAATGCAGACAATAACACTGTTAAATAaatgttcatttcatttcagcaattttgtgtgtcatttgttgttattattattattattattattattattatgggtgTATTTTATCAGATGTTGACTAGTAGCTATGAATGTACAGATGTTGAAAGACTAATCTGTTCTCATGGCAGGTTTGAGTACATTAGAGAAAAGATCATCTGTTCCACCTTCAGTACTTTAATacacagaagacacagagaggaactCTTATGATGATGTTTCTCAGTTACGTTTAATGACAGTACTTGAAGACAGGGGCCATAACATGTACCAAACAACGATGGAGAAAGGtagtagagggagaaagagagagggggagagagagacagataaaaggagagagggagaggcggggggagggatagagaaacatttgagctgtttgtttgtggccATAACATGTACCAAACAAGGGTGGAGTGATAGAggattcaagtattgtagaacagcatagtgggtatacagtgtgctcgtaaggttactattacaagggtaagtagagtaatggaacagcatagtgggtatacagtgtgctcgtaaggtaactattacaagggtaagtagagtgaTGGAACAGAAAACCATGTCGATGCTGGCAACTATTTGCATTGCAGGTTAATGGTAGCATGTAGTCATGACAATGTGGTGGGGGCCGGTGTAGGCAGatggtttctgcaagtagatcaggtggagagactacagcagcatcccacagctaAGAGTctggactgggggggggggggggggggtgggtagtGTTTGTAATGGGAAGTGGCAGTGTTAATCCAACTACGCCACCAAGTTAAAGAGCTGGGACTCGAGATAGCTTTATGTGCACAAGATCTTTTGGTTTGGTGGGAGCCAAATCAGAATCACCCAGACAACAGACTTCCAACATAAAAAAGATATAACATTAATCACAATCTTTTTGTGGAGTTCGCAAAGACAGGACTTTTGAGAGCTTTGAAACCCAGCACTGTTTGTCCACATATGTAAGTAAGTGTAAATATAATGGGGAGATCAGCTGGTGTTTAAAGAGCATTATGTAAGTTCTTCTaaggtttggtgtgtgtagtACTGTATGTTGACAGCGCAGTTTCTCAACATCTAAACTCATAAAGCACATACTTATTGAACTAACAGTTTTGTATGTAAATTCTACCATGAAACAAGTGATTACTATTTGGAGAGAGCATTTAAAGAGTATTTAAACAGCTGAGCTGTAAGTCTTCTGTTTATTGCCAACAAAAAGCACAAATCCAATTCATTCACCTGATCCTACCTTCTTTTAAAGGGTTATTTAGTTTTCTACTGATACACTATCACAATTTCTAAACAGAATAAACCAATATTTGTAAACTGATTAATTATTCTTTTTAACTGCATTAATGTCAATAATAcctaacacatacaaacaaaacagcgTAAAATATTAACTGGGTATTAAGTGGGGACCCAGTTATGCATTTAAAGGAGTTCTTTTACTTTCTAGTAATACATAATCACCATTTTTAATTaatcagattcttcttcttcaatAATGTTGTTGATTTAGCGTCCTGTGTCCATGTTGGACCCAAACCCCTCCTCCTAATGGTGTGAGTTAACAGGGGGGGGTGCTGCTCAAACAGATTCAAGGCTTTCATAGGGTATCATGATTAAGGTGCTAGTTCATCTTCAAGGGGGTAGTTAATCTTCAATGTGGTAATTAATCTTCAAGGTGGTAGTTCATCTTCAATGTGGTAATTAATCTTCAAGGTGGTAGTTCATCTTCAAGGTGGTAGTTCATCTTCAAGGTGGTAGTTCATCTTCAATGTGGTAGTTCATCTTCAATGTGGTAATTCATCTTCAAGGGGGTAGTTCATCTTCAAGGGGCTAGTTCATCTTCAATGTGGTAGTTCATCTTCAAGGTGCTAGTTCATCTTCAAGGGGGTAGTTCATCTTCAAGGGGGCAGTTCATCTTCAAGGTGCTAGTTCATCTTCAAGGGGGTAGTTCATCTTCAAGGGGGCAGTTCATCTTCAAGGTGCTAGTTCATCTTCAAGGGGGTAGTTCATCTTCAAGGGGGTAGTTCATCTTCAAGGGGGTAGTTCATCTTCAATGTGGTAGTTCATCTTCAAGGGGGTAGTTCATCTTCAATGTGGTAGTTCATCTTCAATGTTGTAATTCATGTCTTAGATGGAATTCCATGTTGTTGTCACGTGATCTGCACTGACTTCAAATGCTGTGTGTAATATTAATGAACGTATCTGGTCAGATGTAATATCTGGTTATCAATACGCTTTTTGATGTTACCATGAAATGTCATGATTGTCATGAGATGTTCTTCCAATGCCATAGTAGAGCCTTTCACTGAGTGAACAGAGGGTGGCGCTGTGACTAAGAATGCTTGAAGTGGTTATGGTGAAAACAGTGCTCTCAATGTTAGGTGGGAAAGAAGAAAGTATTCAGTATGCTCAGGGGGGAAAACAATATGTTTTTGGATAAAACCAAAATATAATTTCAAACATCAGGTTGCACCGCATTGGACTCTGAGCCCTTGATCTGACACAGATGCTGTGGGATTTGTTTAACATAGGTACAAGTTACTAATGCAGTTACATATTCAAACAAGCCTAAAGTGAATAAGTTACAGATATAAGAGAAACATataaaacattcaaacattcagagagtatgaacatacctggccactcagaggatgatggctacacacatagagtgcaGGAGGCCCTGGCTACAGAATACTCTCAGTCCTTTGACTATCTTCCCCTTATATactcattttatttaattttcataCCAGATGCAAGACTAATCACATGGACAGTGATGTTTATGAAGGGGATcacacagtcaaacagacaaatagaggGTTTGCTCAAGAGGGAGGTTATCTACAacccacagagaccagaattctcaTGTTTCTGAGATCCATGTTAAAGCTAATCTATTCAGCAGCAGGACGGAGACCACtgtaccactcagactgagaccattcaaatgaaccaaacatgacaaagaaatcatcttctaATGCAGTATCTTGAATCCATTTTCCTGCCCTTAGTTTAACCCTTGCATGTAAAAGCACAGGGACAAAACCAGAGACAAGTGATAGAGATAAGAACACCAGCAGGGGTGTGGGGAAGTCAACCAAATGGAACAACGCAGTTCTGGAATGTTGTTAGAGGCATAATCAAACAACAACTGACCCACACCTAGTGAGTGATTGCAACTAAAAGGCCAGTTCTTGTGGCACTGTGCCAGGCCAGagtagatgatgtgtgtgtgttctggctcCTCTGCCCTGTGTCTATCTGCGTTTacatgtcagacagacagacagacagacagacagacagacagacagacagacagactgacagacagactgacagacagactgacagacccAATTCCAAGTGTAATGGGCATTTAACCGAGCACAATGCAAGGAGACCTACATTCTGTTGTGCTGATATTTTTACATGGAAAGTATGATTTAATGAGCCTGAATGGACGCTTAATTCAGACagatgtgtttgcctgtgttctTTTAAACCACAGAAGAACAGGCGCAACGATCCCACAATATTCCATGTGCACTTTGACTCTCCATAGGGTGGAAGTCTttctattgaaaaaaaaacgtccaCGTGTTTGGGAATTtacaaaagtgaaagaaaacTTTCCACTAGCTGGTTGAACCTGCTTGTCCAGGTACATTTGCGTCGATGGATTTCATGTTGGGTAGGACTGTTTCTCCAGTTGGGAAAACTAGGTGTATTTAATGAAAAGGTGAGTTGGTGTTTTTACTTGATCTCTATGTAGTTTTGATTATCATAACTATTTTATGTTACTTGTAGCACTATGCCAGCTTGAATTGTATTGTtgaatttgtattgttttatgttgtgatgtatattccgtgtaagcacactgagagccactttaccaagtcaaattccttgtttgtgcaaacttacttggccaataaaacctgattctgattctgaatattGTCCACATAGACTAGAGGATAGAAATAGACAAGGCTGCCTTGGGCGAGAACTTGATattctatgtgtgtttaaaacatttgtAACAATATTCAGATGGATCAGATGTCACTTGCTGGGCCTTTATCCATCGCTAATATaccatgtgtgtttttaagaggtgaaaagaaaaaaaagtaaaagaaaaggGTGAGGTGTTTCCTGGTAGACCTATAAAAAGCTTTGTGCAGTCCACAATCACAGACAGTCCAGGCACCCCAGAGAGATGTTGCAAAAGAAAATTAATTGTTATTGTCCACAGCACCGATTTCAATCACTCCAAAAGTTAATATgcaaaacatttatacattttctTCACAGAATGGTAAAGTTTTTAATATAATGGCCTTCATACTATAGGTAAAGGTTATATAGGATTTAAAGAGTTTTTAAGTTCCAGAATCTACATGTATGGGATCACTGTAAGCTGATTGGAAAAATAACACATTGGTAAAATAGTGATGTAAGACATCATGGACCAGAGACAGCAACACAGTAGACTTGTCAGCACAAGATCAAACAGGGTTTTTCAAAATGTGTACCAAATGTTTTAGAGCATTTGACATGTATCAAAAGGCCTACGCTCCTTCCTGTAATGTGATATGTTAAGTAAAAATATCCGTTTACAGAGCACATATAGGTTATTCGCATTTTCACATCAGCCATGCTAAGCCATGCTACTTCTGCacatttgaacaatgtgtgctTCCTGAAACCTTTGATTCTGTGTGAACTATGTTTTGTAAGTGTGACGTTGATGCAACTACTTACAGACGATGCCCTGCTACATTTCTTTGCCAGTTCTTGTGGCACTGTGCCAGGCCAGAGTAGATGATGTGGGTGTGGTTTTGGCTCCTCTGCCCCCTGTCTATCTGCTTTtacatggcagacagacagacagacagacagacagacagacacagaaagacagagagagagagagagagagagagacccagttCCAAGTGTATTGAGCATTTAATAGAGCACAATGCAAGGAGACCTACATTAATGGGGCGtcgtttgtaaaatgtcgcaccttctaaaatcctgctcagttttggtacatttagcattatcatatgaaAAAATTGTCAGCgtgacaatattcaaatgtcactttttcaaacatttaaagagaaattcatgtaaattcatgaaataacttttccaaggatagtgtttggcagtaacacaaagttgttaaataatataaatgtaaatgttaaatgttaaatgttaaatgtaaatgtaaatgttaaatgtaaatataaatgttaaatgtaaatgttaaatgtaaatgttcgatgttatatataaatgttaaatataagtgttaaatgtaaatgtaaatcttaaatataaatacaaatatcaaatgctacatgtaaatgtaaatgttaaatgttccgtctacatgtcagacttgacgactgaacattacaatatttacagtaATTGGCCCTTTTCCCATTGTGTAACAAAGTTTTTTTTGCATGGAGAAAGCGCTGTCTTTTAGTCACTTCACGCAGCAAGACAAAATGGCAAGTCAAAATGAATTAGCTCTAGTTATAGAGCGAGATGTTGCAGCTGGAGTTAGGGCGGCTCTCCAAGACTGACCGACGCGTACATCAGGAACAAGTCTTGTAGCAACAGACACCACATCATTTCCCTCGGTAAGTTCGTAAATAGGGTTGTTTTTTGAatggggagaggtggggggctAGAAGTTACCATTGCCACACTTCACGATTGggatggtgtttcttgaggcatTGACAGTTTTTTACATCACATACAGTGCTTTGAGGATTGGCCAAAAGGCCACCAACGTAGGTctaacctcaccactagatgccactaaatcctacgcACTGCAGCTTTAAGATTGTAGTTTCCTACACCTTCACTCCAATTCCAGCCACTGAATTGTGGGGGTGATGTGTGAACAGTGGTGGCCTCCGACACCAGTTAATATCTTCCTCAAATGCTTGTTTGGGGGATAGGCTCATGAACTTACACAACCGTTAATCCTCGTGGTAGCTTTGTGGGTTGCAACCTGACTAATTGGAGAATTTCACTAGCCaactatgctagctagctagccccccaccccccattaaAAAAACAACCCTATTTAGGAACTTACCGAGGGCAATGATGTGGTGTCTGTTGCTACAAGACGTGTGCCTGATGTAGGTGTCGGTCAGTCTTGGAGAGCCGCCTGCAACAGCTCGCTCTATAACTAGAGCTAATTAATTTAGACTTGCCATCTTGTCTTGCTGCATGAAGTGACTAAAAGACTGCACTTTCTCCATGCAAAAAAACATTGAATTGTAATGTTgactgacatgtagactgaacatttaacatttaacatttaacatttaacatttacatttacatttacatttaacagttaacatttagcatttagcatttagcatttgatatttgtatttacatttacatttaacatttacatttagatgaaacatttatattattcaacaactttgtgttactgccaaacattatcttTGGAAaagttatgaatgaatgaatttacatgaatttctctctaaatgtttgaaaaagtgacatttgaatatagtcgtgcttttttttcatatgataatgctaaatgtaccaaaactgagcaggaatttagaacgtgcaacattttacaaacggcgccccatatacATTCTGTTGTGCTGATATTTTTACATGGAAAGTATAATTTAATGAGCCTGACAGACGTGTTTGCCTGTGTTCTTTCAAACCACAGAAGAGCAGTCGCAACAATCCAACAATATTCCATGTACACTTTGACTCAATAGGGTGGAGCTCTTTCTAT from Clupea harengus chromosome 25, Ch_v2.0.2, whole genome shotgun sequence harbors:
- the LOC105892318 gene encoding ribonuclease inhibitor-like, with protein sequence MASGSGHGQRLRQLDLSRNNLLGDSGVGLLSTGLEHPNCRLEKLELMGCNLTEKSCAALSSALSSNSSSLRQLDLRDNNLGDSGVDLLSTGLEHPNCRLEKLQLQYCNLTVKSCSSLALALRSNPSSLRVLDLKLNKLQQSDVKLLSALQKDPKYKLTELQYR